Proteins from one Pseudomonas sp. KBS0710 genomic window:
- a CDS encoding CaiB/BaiF CoA-transferase family protein, whose product MTAPLSGIKVIEIGTLIAAPFAARMLAEFGAEVIKIEAMGQGDPLRKWRKLHEGTSLWWYLQSRNKKSLALDLKSPEGLGLIKQLLGDADVLIENLRPGGLEKLGLGWDVLHVLNPKLTLVRISGYGQTGPYRDRPGFGAIGEAMGGIRYTTGNPDSPPARVGVSLGDSLASLHAVIGALMSLLRVKTGQGEGQIVDVSLAESVFNLMESLVPEYDMLGHVRERSGGALPGIAPSNTYLTADGAYVVIAGNSDPIYKRLMHTIGRADLADAPEFAHNDGRAAKSGLLDAAITHWTSSLPIDQVLSALEAAEVPAGRIYSVADIVSDPHYQARDMLLNAQLPGGVSVKMPGIVPKLSETPGGVNWQGPTLGQHTDDILGSLGLTGADIQRLKTSGVVQ is encoded by the coding sequence ATGACGGCGCCGTTGAGCGGTATCAAGGTGATTGAAATCGGCACGCTGATTGCCGCGCCGTTCGCGGCGCGGATGCTGGCCGAGTTCGGCGCCGAGGTGATCAAGATCGAAGCCATGGGCCAGGGCGATCCGCTTCGTAAATGGCGAAAGCTGCACGAAGGCACGTCGCTGTGGTGGTACCTGCAATCGCGTAACAAAAAGTCCCTGGCCCTGGACCTCAAGTCCCCGGAAGGCCTGGGGCTGATCAAGCAATTGCTGGGCGACGCCGACGTGCTGATCGAAAACCTGCGCCCCGGCGGGCTGGAGAAACTCGGCCTGGGTTGGGACGTGTTGCATGTGCTGAACCCCAAGCTGACCCTGGTGCGCATCTCCGGCTACGGCCAGACCGGGCCTTACCGCGATCGCCCAGGGTTTGGTGCCATCGGTGAGGCCATGGGCGGCATTCGCTACACCACCGGCAACCCCGACTCGCCGCCAGCGCGGGTGGGTGTGAGCCTGGGGGATTCGCTCGCCTCGCTGCACGCGGTGATTGGCGCGCTGATGTCGTTGTTGCGGGTCAAGACCGGGCAGGGCGAGGGGCAGATTGTCGACGTGTCGCTGGCCGAAAGTGTGTTCAACCTGATGGAAAGCCTGGTGCCCGAATACGACATGCTCGGCCATGTGCGTGAACGCAGTGGCGGCGCCTTGCCGGGTATCGCACCGTCCAATACCTACCTGACCGCCGACGGCGCCTATGTGGTGATTGCGGGCAATAGCGACCCGATCTACAAGCGCCTGATGCACACCATCGGCCGTGCCGACCTGGCCGATGCACCGGAGTTTGCCCACAACGACGGCCGCGCCGCTAAAAGTGGGTTGCTCGACGCGGCCATTACCCACTGGACCAGCAGCCTGCCTATCGACCAAGTGCTCAGCGCGCTCGAAGCCGCCGAGGTGCCGGCCGGGCGCATCTATTCCGTGGCCGATATCGTCAGCGACCCGCACTACCAGGCGCGCGACATGCTGCTCAATGCCCAATTGCCCGGCGGCGTGTCGGTGAAGATGCCTGGCATTGTGCCCAAGCTTTCCGAAACCCCTGGCGGTGTGAACTGGCAAGGCCCGACCCTGGGCCAGCATACCGATGACATCCTCGGCAGCCTGGGCCTTACCGGCGCCGATATTCAACGCCTGAAAACCTCGGGAGTGGTGCAATGA
- a CDS encoding NAD(P)H-binding protein: MRVLLFGATGMVGQGVLRECLLAADVQEVVAVGRTPLTQEHGKLHQVLHSDMLDFQPLENLLQGFDACFFCLGVSSAGMNETKYTHLTYDLTLVAASTLARLNPQMTFIYVSGAGTDSSEAGKSMWARVKGKTENALLRLPFKAVYLFRPGVIQPLHGVRSKTPLYQSFYTVLGPLLSFFRRIKPSWVVSTETVGQAMLAAARHGAPHAVVEQAEINRLASEPR; the protein is encoded by the coding sequence ATGAGAGTTTTATTATTCGGCGCCACCGGCATGGTCGGCCAAGGCGTGCTGCGTGAGTGCCTGCTGGCCGCTGACGTACAGGAAGTGGTTGCTGTGGGCCGCACGCCGCTGACCCAGGAACACGGCAAGCTGCACCAGGTATTGCACAGCGATATGCTCGACTTCCAGCCGCTGGAAAACCTGCTGCAAGGCTTTGATGCGTGCTTCTTCTGCCTCGGCGTATCGTCGGCGGGCATGAATGAAACCAAGTACACCCACCTCACCTACGACCTTACCCTGGTCGCGGCCAGCACCTTGGCGCGGCTCAATCCGCAGATGACCTTTATCTATGTGTCCGGCGCCGGCACCGACAGTTCCGAAGCGGGCAAGTCGATGTGGGCGCGGGTCAAGGGCAAGACTGAAAACGCTTTGCTGCGCCTGCCGTTCAAGGCGGTATACCTGTTTCGGCCTGGGGTGATTCAGCCGTTGCATGGCGTGCGTTCAAAGACGCCGCTGTATCAATCTTTCTATACGGTGCTCGGGCCGCTGCTGTCGTTTTTTCGCCGGATCAAACCGAGTTGGGTGGTGAGCACCGAGACCGTCGGCCAGGCGATGTTGGCGGCGGCGCGTCACGGCGCGCCGCACGCCGTGGTGGAGCAGGCCGAGATCAATCGCCTGGCCAGCGAGCCGCGCTGA
- a CDS encoding hydroxymethylglutaryl-CoA lyase: MITDYSDALIVQEVSPRDGLQIEPTWVETTDKIALINALALAGFSRIEAGSFVSPKAIPALRDGEQVFQGIERRAGVIYVALIPNLKGAQRAVESRADELNLVMSASQTHNLANMRMRCEASLSAFGDIVSFAADHPVRLNGSIATTFGCPFEGKIDEDRVLHIVDAYRELGIQGITLADTTGMANPRQVERLVKRVLQQVPASDLTLHFHNTRGLGLCNVLAAYEAGARRFDAALGGLGGCPFAPGASGNICTEDLVNLCEEVGIHTGIDLPHLLQMSRRLPALLGHELPGQVAKAGRNCDLHSPPAYIATL, translated from the coding sequence ATGATCACTGATTATTCCGACGCGCTGATCGTGCAGGAAGTGTCGCCGCGCGATGGCTTGCAAATCGAGCCGACCTGGGTTGAAACCACCGACAAGATTGCGCTGATCAACGCGCTGGCCCTGGCCGGTTTTTCGCGGATCGAGGCGGGCTCGTTCGTGTCGCCCAAAGCCATTCCCGCGTTGCGTGATGGCGAGCAGGTGTTCCAGGGCATTGAGCGCCGGGCCGGTGTGATCTATGTGGCGCTTATTCCCAACCTAAAGGGCGCCCAGCGCGCCGTCGAGTCGCGCGCCGATGAGCTGAACCTGGTGATGTCGGCCAGCCAGACCCACAACCTGGCGAATATGCGCATGCGTTGTGAGGCGTCGTTGTCGGCCTTTGGCGATATCGTCAGCTTTGCCGCCGACCATCCGGTGCGCCTTAACGGCAGCATTGCCACCACTTTCGGCTGCCCGTTCGAAGGCAAGATCGATGAAGACCGCGTGCTGCACATTGTCGACGCTTACCGCGAGTTGGGCATTCAGGGCATCACGTTGGCCGACACCACTGGCATGGCCAATCCGCGTCAGGTCGAACGTTTGGTCAAGCGCGTACTGCAACAGGTGCCGGCCAGCGATTTGACCCTGCATTTTCACAACACCCGTGGCCTGGGTTTGTGCAATGTGCTGGCCGCTTACGAGGCTGGAGCCCGAAGGTTTGACGCGGCCTTGGGTGGCCTCGGCGGTTGCCCGTTTGCGCCGGGTGCGTCGGGCAATATCTGTACCGAAGATTTGGTCAACCTGTGCGAGGAGGTCGGCATTCACACCGGCATCGACTTGCCGCACCTGTTGCAAATGTCCCGTCGCTTGCCGGCCTTGCTAGGGCATGAACTCCCCGGCCAAGTGGCCAAGGCCGGGCGCAATTGCGACCTGCACTCGCCACCGGCTTACATCGCCACGCTGTAA
- the fos gene encoding fosfomycin resistance glutathione transferase, translating into MLSGLNHLTLAVTDLNRSISFYHELLQLRLDATWDSGAYLSLPGLWLCLSLDPLRSPEPAADYTHYAFTADTGDFAQLVACLRAAQVQEWRDNRSEGASFYFLDPDGHKLEAHAGDLASRLQACRVKPYAGMKFYP; encoded by the coding sequence ATGCTCTCAGGCCTTAACCACCTGACCCTTGCCGTTACCGACCTGAACCGTAGCATCAGTTTCTACCATGAGCTTCTGCAACTTCGGCTCGATGCCACCTGGGACAGCGGCGCCTATCTGTCGTTGCCCGGTTTATGGCTGTGCTTGTCCCTCGACCCACTGCGCTCGCCAGAGCCTGCGGCTGATTACACGCACTACGCGTTTACTGCCGATACCGGTGATTTCGCGCAGCTGGTGGCGTGCCTGCGCGCTGCGCAGGTGCAGGAATGGCGGGACAACCGCAGTGAAGGCGCGTCGTTCTACTTTCTCGACCCCGATGGCCACAAGCTCGAAGCCCACGCCGGCGATCTGGCCTCGCGTTTGCAAGCCTGTCGCGTAAAGCCTTATGCCGGAATGAAGTTTTACCCGTAG
- a CDS encoding LysE family translocator — MTLSLLFAVLASGFIYGITPGPGVLAVFGIGAARGRRAGAGFLCGHLLGDVVWCSTALIAIVGAREVGSTAFDALGVLSGLYLFWLGWRAIRTQRRSSDAPQGAARHPFWHGILFGLTNPKAYPVAVATFTALLSSRAELLTWAMLPSLIFLSFIGGLLAYAILIGVVGAQRVRTVYQRHEILITKLCGVMFIGFAINALAHALPGLFGSKPA, encoded by the coding sequence ATGACCCTATCCCTGCTGTTCGCCGTGCTTGCTTCGGGTTTTATCTACGGTATTACGCCCGGGCCGGGCGTGCTGGCCGTATTCGGTATCGGCGCTGCCCGTGGCCGTCGTGCCGGGGCGGGCTTTTTGTGCGGGCATTTGCTGGGTGACGTGGTGTGGTGCAGCACGGCGCTGATTGCCATCGTGGGCGCGCGGGAAGTGGGCAGCACAGCCTTTGATGCACTGGGCGTGCTCAGCGGCTTGTACCTGTTCTGGCTCGGCTGGCGTGCGATCCGTACCCAGCGGCGCAGCAGCGATGCACCCCAGGGCGCGGCACGGCATCCGTTCTGGCACGGCATTCTGTTCGGGCTGACCAACCCCAAGGCCTACCCGGTGGCGGTCGCGACATTCACCGCGTTGTTGTCCAGCCGTGCCGAGCTGCTGACGTGGGCGATGCTGCCGTCGTTGATCTTCCTGAGCTTTATCGGTGGCCTGCTGGCCTACGCCATTCTGATCGGCGTAGTCGGCGCTCAGCGTGTGCGCACGGTGTACCAGCGCCATGAAATCCTTATCACCAAACTCTGTGGTGTGATGTTTATCGGCTTCGCCATCAATGCCCTGGCGCACGCATTGCCGGGCCTGTTTGGCAGCAAACCGGCCTGA
- a CDS encoding LysR family transcriptional regulator has protein sequence MLHKSLVRRLDLITLQLFVAVFEEGTLTRAAAREAIAVSAASKRLMELEQVLGVSLFVRRAKGMDLTAAGETLLHHARQMLFNVEKMGLELGEHSHGVRGYVRMLANLSAIIQFLPEDLRDFSQRHPEVKTDLEERPSKGVVQGVLDGVADLGICSSDTDTKGLPSVLYRHDKLVVLMPPEHPLAARQTLAFEETLGSDYVGLHAASSINMRTHAAAREAGKMLRLRIHVPGFDAMCRMVQANMGIGILPQKAYELFGRALGLHAVPLTDPWSDRSLIVVVRDEAQLSPVSRLLFDYLSVRISRTLLAN, from the coding sequence ATGCTGCACAAGAGCCTGGTGCGTCGCCTTGATCTGATCACCCTGCAACTGTTTGTTGCGGTGTTTGAAGAAGGCACGCTGACCCGCGCTGCGGCCCGTGAAGCCATCGCCGTGTCGGCGGCCAGCAAGCGCCTGATGGAGCTGGAGCAGGTGCTGGGCGTGAGCCTGTTCGTGCGCCGCGCCAAGGGCATGGACCTGACCGCCGCCGGCGAAACCCTGCTGCACCATGCACGGCAGATGCTGTTCAATGTGGAAAAAATGGGCCTGGAGCTGGGCGAACACAGCCACGGCGTGCGCGGTTATGTGCGCATGCTGGCGAATCTGTCGGCGATCATTCAGTTCCTCCCGGAAGACTTGCGCGATTTTTCTCAACGGCATCCCGAAGTGAAAACCGACCTGGAAGAGCGCCCCAGCAAAGGCGTGGTCCAGGGTGTGCTGGACGGGGTGGCGGACCTGGGCATTTGTTCCAGCGATACCGACACCAAAGGCTTGCCCAGTGTGTTGTATCGCCACGACAAACTGGTAGTGCTGATGCCGCCGGAGCATCCCTTGGCTGCACGCCAAACCCTGGCGTTCGAGGAAACCCTGGGCAGTGATTACGTGGGCCTGCACGCCGCCAGCTCGATCAATATGCGCACCCATGCCGCAGCGCGCGAGGCCGGCAAGATGCTGCGCCTGCGTATTCATGTGCCGGGGTTTGATGCGATGTGCCGGATGGTCCAGGCGAATATGGGCATCGGCATCCTGCCGCAAAAGGCCTATGAACTGTTCGGCCGCGCTTTGGGGTTGCATGCAGTGCCGCTGACGGACCCGTGGTCGGATCGCAGCTTGATTGTGGTGGTGCGTGATGAGGCGCAGTTGTCGCCGGTGAGTCGGTTGTTGTTTGATTACTTGAGTGTTCGTATTTCGCGAACGCTTCTTGCCAACTGA
- a CDS encoding helix-turn-helix domain-containing protein: protein MSIRLKLLRKKLGVTLESLAEKSGMTKSYLSKVERGLNTPSIAAALKLAKALNVKVEELFSEDNVSLDSYSLVRSHERPDTAPGYAVLAHQVSERSLLPFIIYPPAEFTDKTFKEHLGEEFLFVHEGQVEVDFMNERVILERGDALHFNAQKPHRIRSVGQVQAQLLVVVHSSDE, encoded by the coding sequence ATGTCTATCCGTTTGAAATTATTGAGAAAAAAACTTGGCGTAACCCTGGAGTCCCTGGCCGAAAAGTCCGGAATGACCAAGAGTTATCTGTCCAAGGTCGAGCGTGGGCTCAACACGCCGTCGATCGCCGCCGCGCTGAAACTGGCCAAGGCATTGAACGTGAAGGTCGAAGAACTGTTCAGCGAAGACAACGTCAGCCTCGACAGCTACAGCCTGGTGCGCAGCCACGAACGCCCCGACACCGCGCCGGGTTATGCGGTGCTGGCCCATCAGGTCAGCGAGCGCAGCCTGCTGCCGTTCATCATCTACCCGCCGGCGGAGTTCACTGACAAGACCTTCAAGGAGCATCTGGGCGAGGAGTTTTTGTTTGTGCATGAAGGCCAGGTGGAAGTGGACTTTATGAATGAGCGGGTGATTCTGGAGCGGGGCGATGCGCTGCATTTCAATGCACAGAAACCTCACCGGATTCGCTCGGTGGGACAGGTGCAGGCGCAGTTGCTGGTGGTGGTGCACAGCAGCGACGAGTGA
- a CDS encoding LysR family transcriptional regulator, with translation MPSMQPMNDLRRIDLNLLVILDALLSEQHVTRAAERLHLSQPAVSHALARLRDLLGDPLLVRQGGALVPTARALELAAPLAEALAQVQALLAPNRFDPASAKRRFRVAMSDYSAAIFLPGLVRTLRREAPGIDLQIVQASREGMVDGVLNGDLDLAAGVFPDMPAELRTTPLFNEHYTCLIDRDSLPPNGVFDLPTYLSRPHVLLEMRGSGTPEIERALTAIRERRHVAISLPHWGVAPQLIQGTDLILTVSSRGLLNIDQQHLLAVPPPFHIPSFAFELAWYARRGGDSGLQWLIGQVQGVLSKSH, from the coding sequence ATGCCGAGCATGCAGCCAATGAATGATCTGCGCCGCATCGACCTCAACCTGCTGGTGATCCTCGACGCCTTGCTCAGTGAGCAACACGTCACCCGTGCCGCCGAGCGTTTGCACCTGAGCCAACCGGCGGTCAGCCATGCGCTGGCACGTTTGCGTGATCTGCTTGGTGACCCGCTGCTGGTGCGCCAGGGCGGCGCTCTGGTGCCGACTGCCCGCGCGCTGGAATTGGCCGCGCCCCTGGCCGAAGCCCTGGCCCAAGTGCAGGCGCTGCTGGCGCCCAACCGATTTGATCCAGCATCGGCCAAACGCCGGTTTCGTGTGGCGATGTCGGATTACAGCGCGGCGATATTCCTGCCGGGGCTGGTCCGCACCTTGCGCCGTGAAGCGCCTGGCATCGACCTGCAAATCGTCCAGGCCAGCCGCGAAGGCATGGTCGACGGCGTGCTCAATGGCGACCTCGACCTGGCCGCCGGGGTGTTCCCCGACATGCCCGCCGAACTGCGCACTACGCCGTTATTCAACGAGCATTACACCTGCCTGATTGACCGAGACAGCCTGCCGCCAAACGGCGTGTTCGACCTGCCCACCTACCTGTCGCGTCCGCATGTGCTGCTGGAAATGCGCGGCAGCGGCACCCCGGAAATCGAACGGGCGTTGACGGCGATTCGTGAGCGCCGGCACGTGGCGATCAGCCTGCCGCATTGGGGCGTGGCGCCGCAGTTGATCCAGGGCACAGACCTGATTTTGACGGTGTCATCCAGAGGCTTGCTCAACATCGATCAGCAGCACCTGCTGGCTGTGCCGCCGCCGTTTCATATCCCTTCGTTTGCGTTTGAGCTGGCGTGGTATGCGCGGCGGGGTGGGGATTCGGGGTTGCAGTGGTTGATTGGGCAGGTGCAGGGTGTATTGTCCAAAAGTCATTGA
- a CDS encoding DUF4917 family protein, whose amino-acid sequence MKDFQDIDAHLEDWSALRSAIDFNGILIGNGASRAIWEDFAYDSLFENARTVEEKPLSPSELSVFDALQTRSFEQALGALKTTSRVNKALAVSSAAPRNRYYAIKEALINTIHAVHIPWRLVQPSTLATINTELKHYATVFTSNYDLLNYWAILHTPGIDDLFRSADASFDLRNTRTDATRILYLHGGLHLVRNLDGTARKLPTTDSTLLSSFAINNTIKTLDDVPLFVSEGKVEEKLKTIRSSDYLSFCYEQLLSHEGALCIFGHDLGPQDQHLVDALRQAKLTTLAISVSGRSDGFIRQQKRRYSQLFDGSGVELKFFAARTHTLGNAALSVPVER is encoded by the coding sequence ATGAAGGATTTCCAGGATATTGACGCCCACCTTGAAGACTGGAGCGCACTGCGCAGCGCCATCGACTTCAATGGGATTCTGATCGGTAATGGCGCCAGCCGTGCGATTTGGGAAGACTTTGCCTACGACTCGCTGTTCGAAAACGCCCGCACCGTCGAAGAAAAACCCCTGAGCCCATCCGAACTCAGCGTGTTCGATGCGCTGCAAACCCGCAGTTTCGAGCAAGCGTTGGGCGCGTTGAAGACCACCAGCCGAGTCAACAAGGCGCTGGCGGTCAGCTCGGCGGCGCCGCGCAACCGCTACTACGCGATCAAGGAAGCGCTGATCAACACCATCCACGCCGTGCACATTCCGTGGCGCCTGGTGCAGCCGTCGACGCTGGCGACGATCAACACTGAGTTGAAGCACTACGCAACGGTATTCACCAGCAATTACGACCTGCTCAACTACTGGGCAATCCTGCACACGCCGGGCATCGACGACCTGTTCCGCAGCGCCGACGCCAGCTTCGACCTGCGTAACACGCGCACCGATGCCACACGTATCCTCTACCTGCACGGCGGCCTGCACCTGGTGCGCAACCTCGACGGCACCGCGCGCAAATTGCCGACCACCGACAGCACCTTGCTCAGCAGTTTTGCCATCAACAATACGATCAAGACCCTGGACGATGTGCCGCTGTTTGTCAGCGAAGGCAAGGTGGAGGAGAAGCTCAAGACCATTCGCAGCTCGGACTACCTGTCGTTCTGCTACGAGCAGTTGCTGAGTCATGAGGGCGCGCTGTGCATCTTCGGTCATGACCTGGGGCCGCAGGATCAGCACCTGGTGGATGCGCTTCGCCAAGCCAAACTGACGACGCTGGCGATTTCGGTGTCGGGGCGCAGTGACGGGTTTATCCGCCAGCAGAAGCGTCGGTATTCGCAGTTGTTTGACGGCAGCGGCGTGGAGCTGAAGTTCTTTGCGGCGCGTACGCATACGTTGGGTAATGCCGCACTCTCGGTGCCCGTCGAACGCTGA
- the yiaY gene encoding L-threonine dehydrogenase codes for MSSTFFIPAVNIMGTDCLDEAMIAIRNYGFRKALIVTDAGLAKAGVASMIAEKLAMQDIDSVIYDGAKPNPNVENVEKGLAMLEATACDFVVSLGGGSPHDCAKGIALCATNGGHIGDYEGVDQSSKPQLPLVAINTTAGTASEMTRFCIITDETRHVKMAIVDRNVTPLLSVNDPTLMVGMPKGLTAATGMDALTHAIEAYVSTAATPITDACAIKAMELISANLRLAVRDGSDKAARENMAYAQFLAGMAFNNASLGFVHAMAHQLGGLYDLPHGVCNAVLLPHVQSFNASVCAKRLSDVARALGADIKGITPEEGAQAAIAAIRALAHDVEIPAGLRELGAKLQDIPLLATNALKDACGLTNPRRADQRQIEEIFRSAF; via the coding sequence ATGAGCAGCACCTTTTTTATTCCCGCCGTCAACATCATGGGCACCGACTGCCTCGACGAAGCCATGATTGCCATCCGCAACTACGGTTTTCGCAAGGCGCTGATCGTCACCGACGCCGGGCTGGCCAAGGCCGGCGTGGCCAGTATGATCGCCGAGAAGCTGGCGATGCAGGACATCGACTCGGTGATCTACGACGGCGCCAAGCCCAACCCCAATGTGGAAAACGTCGAGAAAGGCCTGGCGATGCTGGAGGCCACGGCCTGTGATTTTGTCGTGTCCCTGGGCGGCGGGTCGCCCCATGACTGCGCCAAGGGCATCGCGTTGTGCGCCACCAACGGCGGGCATATCGGCGACTATGAAGGTGTCGACCAGTCGAGCAAGCCGCAATTGCCACTGGTGGCGATCAACACCACCGCCGGCACGGCCAGCGAGATGACCCGTTTCTGCATCATCACTGATGAAACCCGCCACGTGAAAATGGCCATCGTCGACCGCAATGTCACGCCGCTGCTGTCGGTCAACGACCCGACGCTGATGGTCGGCATGCCCAAAGGGCTGACAGCGGCCACCGGCATGGACGCGCTGACCCATGCGATCGAAGCCTATGTGTCCACGGCCGCCACGCCCATCACCGACGCCTGCGCGATCAAGGCCATGGAGCTGATCAGCGCCAACCTGCGCCTGGCGGTGCGCGATGGCAGCGACAAGGCCGCGCGGGAAAACATGGCCTACGCGCAGTTCCTGGCCGGGATGGCGTTCAACAATGCCTCCCTGGGTTTTGTGCATGCCATGGCCCACCAGCTCGGCGGCCTCTACGACCTGCCGCACGGGGTGTGCAACGCGGTGTTGCTGCCCCATGTGCAAAGCTTCAACGCCAGCGTGTGCGCCAAACGCTTGAGCGACGTGGCGCGCGCCTTGGGCGCCGATATCAAGGGCATTACCCCGGAAGAGGGCGCCCAGGCTGCCATCGCCGCGATTCGCGCCTTGGCCCATGACGTTGAGATCCCGGCCGGTTTGCGCGAGCTGGGCGCCAAGTTGCAGGATATTCCGCTGCTGGCCACCAATGCCTTGAAGGATGCCTGTGGGCTGACCAACCCACGGCGCGCGGATCAGCGACAAATTGAGGAGATCTTTCGCAGCGCGTTCTAA
- a CDS encoding MFS transporter, with product MSTNTLEAGVRPAAEIDAEKALVSKVAWRLMPLIMVCYLFAFFDRINISFAKFQLQTDLSLSDTAYGLGAGLFVVGYVLFEVPSNMMLYKVGARRWIARIMMSWGLATAAMVFVTAEWQFYGLRFIIGAMEAGFAPGVLYYLTLWFPQHFRGRITSMLFLASAFAGLVGAPFSGLVLEHLDGVLQMRGWHWLFLLGGLPCIGLGFLVLTSLKDRIEDAHWLTPAEKTLLSSRIAKHEPNQHGGSLLSAIRIPGFLMLGFIYFLIQVASYGLNFWAPQLIRSAGTQSPVMIGLLTAIPYVCGAISMIVIGRLSDATGERRKFVCGLVVLGAVGFFCAGIFADHTTFLIIALGLLGAGIIAAIPAFWTLPPKLLAGAGAGAAGGIAVINTLGQFGGIVSPVMVGRIKDLTGSTTPALYVIGVCALLAAALLLWGLPQKLRTLDKG from the coding sequence ATGAGCACTAATACGTTGGAGGCCGGCGTGCGCCCGGCCGCTGAAATCGATGCCGAAAAAGCCCTGGTCAGCAAGGTCGCCTGGCGCCTGATGCCGCTGATCATGGTGTGCTACTTGTTCGCGTTTTTTGACCGCATCAACATCAGCTTCGCCAAGTTCCAGCTGCAAACCGACCTGAGCCTGAGCGACACCGCCTATGGCCTGGGCGCCGGGTTATTTGTGGTGGGCTATGTGCTGTTCGAAGTGCCGAGCAACATGATGCTCTACAAGGTCGGTGCCCGCCGTTGGATCGCGCGCATCATGATGTCGTGGGGCCTGGCCACGGCGGCCATGGTGTTTGTCACCGCCGAATGGCAGTTCTATGGCTTGCGCTTCATCATTGGCGCCATGGAGGCGGGGTTTGCGCCGGGCGTGCTGTATTACCTGACGTTGTGGTTCCCGCAACACTTTCGTGGGCGCATCACCTCGATGCTGTTCCTGGCTTCGGCCTTCGCCGGTTTAGTCGGCGCGCCGTTCTCCGGGCTGGTGCTGGAACACCTCGACGGTGTGCTGCAGATGCGCGGCTGGCACTGGTTGTTCCTGCTCGGCGGCTTGCCCTGCATCGGCCTGGGTTTTCTGGTGCTGACCTCGCTCAAGGACCGCATTGAAGACGCGCATTGGCTGACGCCTGCCGAGAAAACCCTGCTGTCGAGCCGCATCGCCAAGCATGAGCCGAACCAGCACGGTGGCTCGCTGCTTTCGGCGATCCGTATTCCTGGGTTTTTGATGCTCGGGTTTATTTACTTTCTGATTCAGGTGGCGTCTTACGGCCTCAACTTCTGGGCGCCACAGTTGATCCGCAGTGCCGGTACCCAAAGCCCGGTGATGATCGGCCTGCTCACCGCAATTCCGTATGTGTGCGGGGCGATCAGCATGATCGTGATCGGGCGACTGTCGGACGCCACCGGCGAGCGCCGCAAGTTTGTCTGCGGCTTGGTGGTGCTGGGCGCTGTCGGCTTCTTCTGCGCCGGGATCTTTGCCGATCACACCACCTTCCTGATCATCGCCCTGGGCCTGTTGGGCGCGGGCATTATTGCCGCGATCCCGGCTTTCTGGACGCTGCCGCCCAAACTGCTGGCTGGCGCCGGTGCGGGGGCGGCCGGTGGCATTGCGGTGATCAACACCCTCGGCCAGTTCGGCGGCATTGTCAGCCCGGTGATGGTGGGGCGCATCAAGGACCTCACCGGCAGCACCACCCCCGCGCTGTATGTGATCGGCGTGTGTGCGCTGTTGGCGGCGGCGCTGCTGCTGTGGGGCTTGCCACAAAAACTGCGCACCCTCGACAAGGGCTGA
- a CDS encoding DMT family transporter, translated as MTTLQWVGLLALAVFAGAVVPFQSAINASLGRGLGHPLWATLASLLVSIIVLLPVIIALRLPLPSLAFITRAPLWMWAGGAFGVCFISLALMLLPKLGASGFIALAMAGQTLASLLLDHFGLFGLVERQLTTPRVLGALLLIGGVALIQFSATPARALATAG; from the coding sequence ATGACGACGTTGCAGTGGGTAGGTCTGTTGGCACTGGCGGTGTTCGCCGGAGCGGTGGTGCCGTTTCAGAGTGCGATCAACGCCAGCCTCGGGCGCGGGCTGGGGCACCCGTTGTGGGCCACGCTGGCGTCATTGTTGGTGAGCATTATTGTGTTGCTGCCGGTGATCATCGCGCTGCGCTTGCCGCTGCCAAGCCTGGCCTTTATCACCAGGGCGCCGCTGTGGATGTGGGCCGGTGGTGCGTTTGGCGTGTGCTTTATTTCGCTGGCGTTGATGTTGCTGCCCAAGCTCGGCGCGTCGGGGTTTATTGCGCTGGCCATGGCCGGGCAGACTCTCGCTTCGCTGCTGCTCGATCACTTTGGTTTGTTTGGCCTGGTGGAGCGCCAACTGACAACGCCCCGCGTGCTGGGGGCGTTATTGTTGATTGGCGGGGTGGCACTGATTCAGTTCAGCGCCACACCGGCCCGCGCCCTGGCCACTGCAGGCTGA